One Peterkaempfera bronchialis DNA window includes the following coding sequences:
- a CDS encoding MarR family winged helix-turn-helix transcriptional regulator — translation MIDNKVSLWKSRVMSAGDLHPLSVLIDEILRTRGRLVTATPALGAEEGLTGSQSLVLAAVIRAVQPPTVPQIGRSLGHTRQAVQRTADALAQRGLIEFVDNPDHKRARRLVPTERGRAVDEDVQDRSRVWADRVTEGMDPGDLVAATETLRTLRTRLEAEGAGRTPDRGAGPEPR, via the coding sequence GTCTGCTGGTGATCTGCATCCCCTGTCCGTGCTCATCGACGAGATTCTGCGTACCCGCGGCCGGCTGGTCACCGCCACCCCGGCGCTGGGTGCGGAAGAAGGTCTCACCGGATCCCAGAGTCTTGTCCTCGCGGCCGTCATCCGTGCCGTACAGCCCCCGACGGTCCCTCAGATCGGACGTAGCCTCGGGCACACCCGGCAGGCCGTGCAGCGGACCGCCGACGCACTGGCGCAGCGGGGGCTGATCGAGTTCGTCGACAATCCCGATCACAAGCGGGCCCGCCGACTGGTGCCCACCGAGCGCGGACGTGCCGTGGACGAGGACGTCCAGGACCGCAGTCGCGTGTGGGCGGACCGGGTCACCGAGGGGATGGACCCGGGCGACCTCGTTGCCGCCACGGAGACACTCCGCACCCTGCGGACCCGGCTCGAAGCAGAGGGCGCCGGCCGTACCCCGGACCGCGGCGCGGGCCCCGAACCGCGGTGA